AGGCCCAGGCGCAGGCTGCGGTCGAAGACGCGACGTTTTCGACCTCCGGCAGCGCAACGCTCAGGGCGGACTGAGCACTGCGGAAGTCGGACAGGTCGACGTGGTCGCGCTCGCTCCGGGGCCGTCACGCGTGCCGGCAACTTCCCCCCCCTTCCGTATGCCGGCCAGCGACGCCGACGCGGGTGGGTCTTCGCACAGGCTGGCTCCCGCCCGGGGGCAAACCCGGGCTTTCCGCGCGACACGCCGCCCGGAACGCCCGCGCTCAGCGCGTCAGTCGTGCCCGCAGATCGCGCAGATCGCGCTTGGCGACATCGCGCAGGGTGTCCTCGCGCCACGCGTCGGCCGCTGCTTCGCCGGACATCCGCAGCCGCCGCTCGTACTCCGGCTGCATCTGTTCACGGCGCAGGTCGCGGATGCGCCGGTATTCGGTGCGCAGCGACGACATGTGCCGGATGGGATAGGCGGCCCCGATCGGCGACATCCATGGCTGGATCCCGTCATCGGTGGCGAGGGAGGTCGGGGTCTCCACCGAAGTATTCGGACCCGCAGCGGATGCAGGCATCGCCCACGCCAGTGCGAACGCACAGGCGCAAGCGGCGGTAACGGCTCTCGGGTCCATGGCACCCTCCCATGCGGTGACGGACACGAGTGAACCTAGCAGATGGGTTGCAAACGCTGTGTCGAGGCTGCTTGTTCAGCCAGCGCCGGGGCGCAGGTCCAGACCGAGCGCGTTGCCGAGTACGCGCATCGCTTCGTCGTCGTCGCGCGGGGCCAGCACGCCGGCCACGGTGTCGTCACCGGTGTCCCAGGTCCACAGGGTGTAGCCGGCCACCCGCAACTGGTCGTAGGCCGCCTCGATCAGGGCGCCGGTCGACGCGCCGGCGAGCGCGACCGCATCGGTCGGGTCCTCGACCCCCCAGTCGATATCCACGCGGAAGCGTTCGGCCAGGGTCTCGATCGCATCGATCAGCGTAGTGCGTTCGGTTTCGTCGATGCGGAAACTGGCGCGCCAGTCGGTGACGCGCTCGAGTGCATCGCGCACCGCCTCGGCGTCGTCATCGTCGCCGAGCAGCTCGCGGTACGCCTGGAACTGCTGGGTGGCCGCCTCCTCGTCGCCGGGGTTGATGCGCAGCAGCCATTGCCAGGCCAGCACTTCCAGGTCGCCCTCGTGTTCGGCGTCGCCCTCGTCGAAATCGTGACCGGTGGCGTGGGCGAAGTTGTCGTCGGGATCGAACTCGTCGTCGCGCGTGGGCATGGCGGCATTCCTGGAGGGGATGCGTAGTGTGCCGCGACATGGCCAGCCGCGGCACGCGGGCGGGCTTCAGCCGCCGGCGGTCCCGCGGGCGGAGCCCTTGGCGCCCCCACCGCGCGGCGATGGCGCAGTCTTGCCGGCAGCGGGCTTGCGCGCTGCCGGGCGCTTGGTCGTCGCCTGCTGCGAGGATGCCTTTGGCGTCGCGTTCGCGCGGGCGCCGGTGCTGGCCGATGGTGAACCGGTGGCGCTCTTCTTCGCGGTCGTCCGCTTGGCACCGGACGATGCGGTCGTGCCGCCGGCGATCTTCTTCGTCGCCGGCTTTCCACCGTCGTCGCCGCGCGTTTGGGCATGCGACGGCGGCAGACGCGAGGTCGTGGTCCCGCCGCGCAGGTCGACGATGCGGTTCTCGCCCATCGCCTCCTTGCGCCTGGTCACTTGGGCGACGGCAAAGGCGATGGCCTTGCCGATCAGCGAGCCCGGGCCATCCCAGTACTCGGCGGTGCGCATCTGGACCTCGATCAGGGTGAGCTTGGGATCGTTGACCCCGCGCGGGAAATACGCCTTGAGCGCGTCGTCCCAGAACTCCTCGATCTTCTCCGGATCGTCGTTGACGTAGGCATCGCCTGCCATCGACACGTAGGTATTGCGGCCCTTGGACGCATACGCCAGGTTGACCTTTGAGTTGCGCGTGATCTCGGCAACCTTGGGACTGTCGGAAGCAACGAAGAACCAGACGCGGCTGCCGTCGAAGCGTGCCTTCTGGGTCGAGAGCGGCCGGCTGACCAGGTAACCGCCCGGCCCCACGCTGGTGAACATCGTGATGTCGATGTCCTCGATCAGTTTCGCGATCGTCTGCGCGTCTTTCGCGCCCTTGCTCTTCGCCGCCATGCTGGTCTCCGCTCCGGGGATCGAACGGCAGTGTCGGCAGCGCGGCGGGCAACAGACGTGAAGGCGTCCAGGCCGTGGAGATTTCAGCAGGCCGCGGCCACGTTCGCGCGCCGGCGACGTTCGGCGCGCCGCGCCATGACGTAGATGCCCAGGCCGGCCGCGGCGGTCACCGCCCCGACGTAGCCGGTGGCTGTCCAGCCCAGGCCCGCGCCGATCGCCATGCCGCCCAGCCAAGGACCGAGCGCATTGGCGGTATTGAAGGCGGCATGGTTGGAGGCCGCGGCAAGAGTCTGCGCGTCCCCGGCGACATCCATCAAGCGCTTCTGCAGCACCGGCGCGAGCGCCCCCATGGTGCCGACCGCGACGATCGCCGGCAGGATCGACCACACTGCGCCGGTCGCGAGCGGGAACAGCAGCAGTACCAGCAGCGACCAGCCCATGACGACGGCGACCGCACGGAACTGCAGTCGGTCCACCAGCCAGCCGCCGGCGAGGTTGCCGAGGATCGCACCGACGCCGAACGCCGCCAGACCGATCGGAATCCAGCGCTCCGACACGCGCGTGACCTCGATGAGGGTCGGGGCCAGGTAACTGAAAACGCAGAACATGCCGGCGAAGCCGATCGCGCCGATCAGCAGCGCATACCAGACCTGCGCGGTATTGAACGCGCGCAGCTCGCGCATCGGCGACTGCGTCGCCTCGGCGGGGTCGGGGGCGAGCAGGCGCGCAACCAGCGCGACGGTCAGCATCGCGATCACCGCGACCAGGGCGAAGGTCCAGCGCCAGCTCAGCTGCTGGCCGAACCATGTCGCCAGCGGATTGCCGACCAGAATTGCGATCGACAGACCCAGCAGCACCCGGCTCATCGCCG
The genomic region above belongs to Luteimonas chenhongjianii and contains:
- a CDS encoding MFS transporter; the protein is MANAPALPSDRTRALILFALAMGGFAIGTSEFAMMGLMPSLVREFGVDEPAVGHLISSYAVGVVVGAPLLAILGARLPRRRLLLALMGFYALGNLATALAPNYGAMMVARFVAGLPHGAYFGVAMLVAASISPPAQRGAAMSRVLLGLSIAILVGNPLATWFGQQLSWRWTFALVAVIAMLTVALVARLLAPDPAEATQSPMRELRAFNTAQVWYALLIGAIGFAGMFCVFSYLAPTLIEVTRVSERWIPIGLAAFGVGAILGNLAGGWLVDRLQFRAVAVVMGWSLLVLLLFPLATGAVWSILPAIVAVGTMGALAPVLQKRLMDVAGDAQTLAAASNHAAFNTANALGPWLGGMAIGAGLGWTATGYVGAVTAAAGLGIYVMARRAERRRRANVAAAC
- a CDS encoding DUF6630 family protein → MPTRDDEFDPDDNFAHATGHDFDEGDAEHEGDLEVLAWQWLLRINPGDEEAATQQFQAYRELLGDDDDAEAVRDALERVTDWRASFRIDETERTTLIDAIETLAERFRVDIDWGVEDPTDAVALAGASTGALIEAAYDQLRVAGYTLWTWDTGDDTVAGVLAPRDDDEAMRVLGNALGLDLRPGAG